From Myotis daubentonii chromosome 15, mMyoDau2.1, whole genome shotgun sequence, one genomic window encodes:
- the NKG7 gene encoding protein NKG7, whose amino-acid sequence MTPCPTTHCEWGTRTSGRGDVIGTTQEGRVCENLLPGTEEGETEPVWSSGAPRVASTACWLLCFWGGSEDPRVWVHSLFSQRPRNPALTPMEPWRSLALLAGSLALVSALVALSTDFWFVAIGPSSSAHSGLWPKGGSAVTDCIHVTQTFSILAALCGLGSVGLLVLSCIPSLSAPGRGPLVSSITAFVAALFMVVAMAVYTSHRWSQPQDPQIQSCFAWSFYLGWVSALLWFSAGSLGLVAHSRAPQSGYEEL is encoded by the exons ATGACACCCTGCCCCACCACACACTGTGAGTGGGGGACCAGGACCTCGGGGAGGGGAGACGTCATCGGTACAACCCAGGAAGGGAGGGTGTGTGAGAATCTGTTGCCAGGAACTGAAGAGGGTGAAACAGAACCAGTCTGGTCTTCAGGAGCCCCCCGAGTTGCCTCAACTGCTTGCTGGCTTCTTTGCTTTTGGGGGGGCTCAGAGGACCCAAGAGTCTGGGTCCACAGCCTCTTCTCTCAGAGACCCAGGAACCCAGCGCTCACCCCCATGGAGCCCTGGCGgtccctggccctgctggccggctccctggccctggtctctgCCCTGGTTGCTCTGAGCACGGATTTCTGGTTCGTGGCCATCGGGCCCAGCTCTTCAGCTCACTCGGGCCTCTGGCCGAAAGGGGGGTCCGCAGTTA CAGACTGCATCCACGTGACGCAGACCTTCAGCATTCTGGCCGCCCTGTGTGGCCTGGGGTCTGTGGGCCTCCTGGTCCTGTCCTGCATCCCCTCACTGTCTGCCCCGGGCCGCGGCCCCCTGGTCTCGTCCATCACAGCCTTTGTTGCAG CCCTCTTCATGGTGGTGGCCATGGCCGTCTACACCAGTCATCGGTGGAGCCAACCTCAAGACCCCCAGATCCAGTCCTGCTTCGCCTGGTCCTTCTACCTGGGCTGGGTTTCGGCTCTCCTCTGGTTCAGTGCAG GTAGCCTGGGTCTGGTCGCTCACTCCCGTGCCCCTCAATCTGGCTACGAAGAATTGTGA
- the CLDND2 gene encoding LOW QUALITY PROTEIN: claudin domain-containing protein 2 (The sequence of the model RefSeq protein was modified relative to this genomic sequence to represent the inferred CDS: deleted 2 bases in 1 codon) has translation MGVKRSLQCGGTLLGILANIFTVLSMATNYWIRFPMGHSSLWQDCTQGTCSNMPCQSMLEVTRACMVLGAAFSIVGLVMALRILCREGNSPGRTTSTVFFLCGALLLIALTGYTVKNAWINDVFFSWPYFLGWMAVPFYILAGFCFLLVHMILQSTDAISGFPVCL, from the exons ATGGGGGTGAAGCGGAGCCTTCAGTGCGGGGGCACCCTGCTGGGCATCTTGGCCAACATCTTCACGGTGCTCTCC ATGGCCACCAACTACTGGATCCGCTTTCCCATGGGACACAGCAGCCTGTGGCAGGACTGTACCCAGGGCACCTGTTCTAATATGCCCTGCCAGT CCATGCTGGAGGTGACCCGGGCGTGCATGGTGCTGGGGGCTGCCTTCAGCATCGTGGGCTTGGTGATGGCGCTGCGGATCCTGTGCCGGGAGGGCAACTCACCGGGCCGGACCACGAGCACTGTCTTCTTCCTCTGCGGTG cCCTGCTGCTGATCGCTTTGACAGGCTACACCGTGAAGAATGCGTGGATAAACGACGTCTTCTTCTCCTGGCCCTATTTTTTGGGGTGGATGGCTGTACCTTTCTATATTCTCGCGG GCTTCTGCTTTCTGCTGGTGCACATGATCCTGCAGAGTACGGATGCCATCAGCGGGTTCCCCGTGTGCTTGTGA
- the ETFB gene encoding electron transfer flavoprotein subunit beta — MAELRALVAVKRVIDFAVKIRVKPDKTGVVTDGVKHSMNPFCEIAVEEAVRLKEKMLVKEVIAVSCGPSQCQETLRTALAMGADRGIHVEVPAAEAERLGPLQVARVLAKLAEKEKVGLVLLGKQAIDDDCNQTGQMTAGFLDWPQGTFASQLTLEGDKLKVEREVDGGLETVRLKMPAVVTADLRLNEPRYATLPNIMKAKKKKIEVLKAGDLGVDLTSKLTVVSVEDPPQRTAGVKVETTEDLVAKLKEIGRI, encoded by the exons ATGGCGGAGCTGCGCGCGCTGGTGGCTGTCAAGAGGGTCATCGACTTTGCCGTGAAG ATCCGAGTGAAGCCTGACAAGACGGGCGTGGTCACCGATGGCGTGAAGCACTCCATGAACCCCTTCTGCGAGATCGCCGTGGAGGAGGCCGTGCGGCTCAAGGAGAAGATGCTGGTGAAGGAGGTCATTGCTGTCAGCTGCGGGCCCAGCCAGTGCCAG gaGACCCTCCGCACTGCCCTGGCCATGGGCGCAGACCGAGGCATCCACGTGGAGGTGCCGGCTGCAGAGGCCGAGCGCCTGGGTcccctgcaggtggcccgggtCCTGGCCAAGCTGGCGGAGAAGGAGAAGGTGGGCCTGGTGCTGCTGGGCAAGCAG GCCATTGATGATGACTGTAACCAGACGGGGCAGATGACTGCTGGGTTTCTGGACTGGCCACAG GGCACCTTTGCCTCCCAGTTGACACTGGAAGGGGACAAGCTGAAAGTGGAGCGGGAGGTTGATGGGGGCCTGGAGACCGTGCGCCTGAAGATGCCTGCCGTGGTGACTGCTGACCTGCGGCTCAATGAGCCCCGATATGCCACGTTGCCAAACATCATG AAAGCCAAGAAGAAGAAGATCGAGGTGCTCAAGGCCGGGGACCTGGGCGTGGACCTGACCTCCAAGCTCACTGTGGTGAGTGTGGAGGACCCGCCCCAGCGCACGGCTGGCGTCAAGGTGGAGACCACGGAGGATCTGGTGGCCAAGCTGAAGGAGATCGGGCGGATTTGA